ACTTTCAACTTTTAATTCAAACAGTTAACTTGTAAATAGTCTAACTCACTATTTTCTTTACCGCTACAAAATAACGACCGCCaattttttaccattttgtttttaccgtttcactaaattaattaactacGGAGAATGAGAGAATACGTGTTTAACCCATTTCGAGTCTTCTGAACCAGAGAGAGACTCTGGACGTAGTGGCgagaaagcaaaagatttAGCGAACGTCTCTTCTCTCGTCTCTCGTCAGCATATGCGTAAGAGCATCTCCATTGGTGAGATACTCCATGAGTACctcataatatattattaatattttaatttaagtaGAGAAACTTATACTAAAATTGTGCTTCCATTGGTGAAATACTCTTATGAGTATCTCATTAACATTaacatattattatatgttttttatattaaatttaaaatctctacaatattttcaaacatatcaattattatttttacaattatattattaaatagttttattatttttaaaaccataattaaacataattaaacataattaaacattactttacatataaaatcataataaaaaatatatcaattaaacataaaattccATATAAAACCAtgataacataaattaaatagaaaaaatatataaattacacagaaattacatataaaaccATGATAACATAAATCAAAACTAACTATATTATCTATTATGGTTTTACTCTTCATTTGATAATGCACCAAACTTTTGTCATATATGCTCAACTAGGTCATCTTTTAGTTGTTGGTGCATATCTCTATCACGAAGTCGAATTCGATTGCCAAAAAtgttgtaaaataaaaatagaaaattttaaatgtttgttttctaattaaaaaaaaactattgtatTTATaagttattattatgtttaatGCTTAACTAACAccaattaaataatattcgtatataatttaaacatatatataatagagcttgttatatagataatttaattttatgaattttaaaagtaaaaaaaaaaaaaaaaataaacatataaagtatttaattgatgttataaaatataaatgattttatttataacaaagaaaagaaattaatgacAAGATGACATTTGGAAGAGAGATAAAATTTCTCCAAGTTTCTCATTTCagaaaatattctaaaaaaaactgattaaaaaattattattttaatatttttgatttatgtttgtttggaATTTATCATGGAAATGGTCTAAGGGTTTAactctcaaaatcaaaaacctctCCGTTTTTTCCTCTCTGTTTAGCTTTGAATTCACAAGAGTCATGCGAAGATTCAACtgggtttgttttcttcatcccTCTCTAGATTTAGCTtcatcgttttcttcttcttcctttcaattttgaaattgagtCCTCGAGAGAGCTGAAatcattttgtaatttatgtttatatcgTAGGTTCTGCGGCATGTACAAGCTCGAAGAACTTTTGATTCCGCGATCGGATTGCGTCAAGGTAATGTATAAAAGTTGTTAAACTAGGGTTATTGATTTCGTCAATTTTTGCTTGTTTCAAAAAGGAATCAAAAACTGACATTCATATGCTCTTCGAGGTTTATCGCCTTCTCTGAGCTGATTTAGGTGTATATGCAACAGACCAACGACAATGTCAAGTTTTTTGGGGTTTATTAGAATTTCTAATGTAGTGATAATTTTAGCTGAAAtggggttttagggtttatcagGAAGGGGTATCAAAGTATTGGGCACTATTAAAGGTAACTCAAGAGTTGATTTTAAAGAATCGAAATGTAATCTCGAGGTCTCCGTGGTAGCTAACATTAGGGGCATGAGGGAATTTCCAGTTGATGTTTGTGTTTATCTACAGACTATAGGAAATATGCATTCATTACTTGGAAGTTTTGACTCTTTGCAGGGTCTCAGAAGCCGTTGTTCGAGCGATACATTCACGCTACAGgtcttgtttttttgcatTCACGCTAATGAATAAAATGAtgttttgtatcattttattcattaaatgcttttggttttggataaTGGTTCTCAGGTATAAACAACTCCAGTGCTCGTAATTACTATGATGTTCTCGGTGTTTCTCCTAAAGCTACACGGGAGGagattaaaaaatcatttcatgaGGTGAGTCTTTCGGCTCATTGTTAGTGGACTGTTCTTCAgctttaaacatttttttacatCAAGCAAAAACTATTAGTAAAAGTTGTCTGCTCAAAATTGATGAGTGAATGCACAATTGTTGCAGCTTGCGAAAAAATTCCACCCTGATACAAATAGAAATAATCCGTCAGCAAAAAGGAAGTTCCAGGAAATAAGAGAGGCATATGAggtagttttttcttttccatctGCCATCATCTGTGTATTTTGAATGTATCTTCTGATATACTTTTGTGTTGGATTAAAAAACTGTAGACCCTGGGAAATTcggaaagaagagaagaatatgATAAGGTAcgcttttttgttgtttttattcttatttatcTGGTGGCGAGATcactaaatatatttcttgatGTTATCACTCGATCCAGCTGCAGTATCGGAATTCGGATTATGTAAATAATGACGGTGGTGATTCAGAGAGGTTCAGACGTGCATACCAGTCCAATTTCTCGGATACTTTCCACAAGATTTTTTCTGAGGTACATTATTATGTTTCCCTTTTGCTCATCTTTTTATGTGATTAGTTAAATCTCTAACATTAGTAAACTTTATTCAGATATTTGAGAACAATCAGATAAAACCTGATATTCGGGTCAGTTTctctgattctctcttttatttatacaacTGGAATCTGGTTGACTTATATAAATCTTGTTGTGTAGGGCTCTTCAGTAATACACATGTTTATATTGTTAAAAATTGAATAGGTGGAACTGTCGCTTTCTCTTTCCGAAGCTGCAGAAGGGTGCACAAAACGTTTGTCTTTTGATGCATATGTCTTTTGTGATTCCTGTGGTGAGTGGCCACAGAAGTTTTCTTATATTGTCTCTTTTGCATTTACTAATATTGACAAGCCAGTCATGGCTCGCAAGATTTCCTGTAAAGATACTTGAGAGTATAGACACTTTAAATTAGGAGTCCTAACTCGTCATGGTACATTATTATTCAGTTGCccaaaatggtaaaatatttttcttaacgaAGAATAGACTTCTGGAAATGGCTCTGTGATCCATCGATGTTAATGTACATGTATCTACAGTttgttgtctcttttttttttttctttttttaattttattcttGTAACATTTACAGCCTTCTGTCTTTAAAAAGTTACTGATTCAGCCAACTTTGAGAGGACGAGTAAACTCAGTTGGGTGAAAGTAATATTGTTGCAAAACCATGAATCCCAATCTCGCATTGTTTATCATTTTACAGATGGGCTTGGCCACCCTAGCGATGCTGCCATGAGCATTTGTCCAACATGCAGGGGGGTTGGACGAGTAAGTACCATTTAGAGGatataagttttattttctttggagGGTTAATAAATCATACAATTTCTATTTACAGTACTATGCTGTCTGTCTCTTTAACAGGTAACTATTCCTCCTTTTACAGCATCATGCCAGACGTGCAAGGGGACGGGACACATTATTAAGGTTTGAGAAAAAGAGCTACTTTATTGACGCTTCAGTAGTTATCTCTCTGGCACTGGTTACGAGTATATATGTGTTTATTTCTTCAGGAATACTGCATGTCTTGTAGAGGATCAGGTATTGTGGAAGGCACAAAGACAGCTGAACTTGTGATCCCTGGAGGTTAGTCTAAATCTTCATGCTTTTGTTTATCTTTAACTTGGTTTTGATTCCAAACATGTCTGTCTGCTATGGAACGAGTAGCAAGATTTCATTCACTCTGTTACGTTCCTTTCTTTGAGGATTTGTGTGGTTTAGATGTAATCCAATTTAGATATCGGTCACACTTATTGTTTGACtggcttttctttttcttttctaagaTTATGCTTGGCAATTTACATTTTCTGGTTAATTCTGTGCTTGGTATTTTGGGGCAAAGATGAAACAATGAATTTGGGATTGTGATTTCCGATTATCATCTTACATGACTTTGGTGGATTAGATAGTGAAATAGGTTTTTGATGACAAAATTCTGTCAAACTTTAAtttgctttcttctctctgtacTTGACCACAGGGGTGGAGTCTGAAGCTACAATCACAATCGTAGGTGCTGGTAATGTAAGTTCAAGAACAAGTCAACCTGGGAACTTGTATATCAAACTAAAGGTTTGTTAAAGCATCtgtattttcttcaaatttgtaCTTGTATATTTTGTAAGACGTGCCTAGAGAAGTTTGAATCAAACTCACCCTTGACGTTGATGATTGGTCTACCATTTAAGTCCATTGATCAATTTAACCTAAGAGATAAAACAGTTAATATAAGTGGCAAAGTCATGTTATAAGTCATATATTGACTTTGAACGAATTCATTTCAAAAATGATCTAAACCAATGTTCACAGATTTATATGTGATTGCTACTCTACTTTGTTTGTTGCGTCACTATATAATCAAGACTTATTACATCCAGTGAATCAATTGTTCATGCTCTCTTGTAAAGTATTCTTCAATTCTATCATCATTCTTGCCTCATTTAGGGTCTTACTGCATGCTGAATTTTCCTTTATTGACACGTATCTAATCTTCTTTTGGTCACAGGTTGCTAATGATTCAACTTTCACTAGGGATGGCTCAGATATATATGTGGATGCTAATATTAGCTTTACACAAGTAAGCACACTGGTGAATCCTGAATTTTGGGTTATAAGCAGAGCAGTACCTTCGAAACTCATGTTTTTTCTGCATGGTGACACTTTGtggtcaaaactcaaaagccTTAACTGCTAGCTGATAAAGCTCTGCAGTAACATAATTTAGGCATGTCctatgataaaataaaacctCTTAGAGGACATAAACTAGAGAAAAGTTATCTGGAGTCTAGCTGAAAATTAATGAGTTTTGTCCTATTCAACTGGTTTATGTGCCAAAAGTTTACTAAACTACTAGGTTTAATAATATTAGCTAGTAGCATCTTTATCATTATGTATATGATGCGCTTATTCTCTAAACTAGATAATGTGGCATATCGGTTCAAACTCAATTTGATGGCCCCAGTCATAAAACTCAAGTGCATGCTACTGCACTATTTTGCCACCAAGCCATAGTACCTCGGCTGCAGTATTTTTCTATTATAGTGCATCCTTTCATCTCTTATGGTTCACGTTGTTCCTACTATTTCTCCCTTGAGCCATACTGGACATGTCTTAGAAAACTTATTTGACAGGCTATTTTGGGGGGCAAAGTTGTGGTGCCAACACTTTCAGGCAAGATACAGCTAGATGTAAGATTCGTCTCCCAGTGAgattcatataatattttgtttgtttataatttgagTCAAGTTGGTTTTCATCCTCTGACCAAGAGGAAGGTTAGATCTCAAGGCTTTGGAGATAATAGAGGTACCTTATTGTAATTGTTGCAGATACCAAAGGGGACTCAGCCTGATCAACTTCTTGTTTTAAGAGGCAAAGGTACATATAATTATCAGCCTatatgttcaattttttttgtgtatttgcGTGTACTCTTCTTAATAGGTTAGTTCCTGCAGGACTACCGAAGCAAGGCTTTTTTGTAGATCATGGAGATCAGTATGTTCGCTTCCGCGTTAACTTTCCTACGTAAGATTTCTTTTACTTGAAGTTCAAGTAATACACTTGTTGGAGACATCCACATTATGCTATGCTAAAAACTCTACTAGTGTTTAGAATGGAAAAGACACTTTGTTGCTCTAAAGTTACggtttttgaaataattttccTAGGACAACATTGTGTTAATTTCCCTGCCGTCTGATTATTAAATCTGATTACATAAGCTTCTTGATGTTCTGGTGGCATGTGGATGTGTtggattctcttcttttcatttccGTCAAGAGCTAATATTGATAGATTTCTGGTATATGCTTATGCGGTTTACTTTTTTCCTTGTATCTACTAGTGAAGTGAATGAACGTCAGCGTGCTATACTGGAAGAGTTTGCAAAGGAAGAAATCAACAATGAGTTGAGCGACTCTGCTGAAGGAAGTTGGtaagtaaattttattattgtgtTTATAACAGCATATTGTGTGTAATATTAGATGGTTAGACGTAAATGGACATCTGGTATAATTCACCTCAAAGGAATGTAGTTGGTTACAATAGAAGAATTAGTGATGCTTATACATTACTGGTACATTTTCTAGGCCTGCTTAGAAATAAGAGTTAGAAAAGGCGGATATGTAGATAACAACAAGACATAATTGAAAAATGAGATACCTAGGTTCTCTTATAAGAAATAACTAGAAGCTCTAAGGGAAACAGTGTAAGAAAGCCAAAATGTCTGTTGGGGctttttctttacattttgattCAACTGAATGTTATTTCCTCACTAGCGATTGTTCCTTATAGTAATGAAGAATCATGAATATGAACCAAACAGGCTTTACCAGAAGCTCTCTACTGGTTGAACTTACAGGTGGAATCTAACGGGTCCTCAGATCATCCGCGACTTCTCGTTAATGGTGCTGCTGGCGCTATTGTTGAGCAGGTTAATGGGATGAAGCCACCACGAGAGATGAAAGATAAAAGCATTCAACAGAAGACAAATGAAGACTAATTTCATCTATTGCTGGTAGAACAAAAAGCTCACCAGCATAACAGAGAGTGTCATTGTTTGACCTCATAATTCTATTACAAACTCATTTGATGTGAATAATAAGAGACATCAAACAAGTTAAgctgaaataaagaaaagaaaaaaaaaagtccttTAAGATTGTGTTTTCGGCATAATCCCACAAGTTTCTCAAACATATCTTCTAATCTACTTGGCGGAGAAATGAGTGCTATGATGTCTTTAAACGAAAAGCCATGCTTCGTTGAGTTTTAACACTCACTTATGGGTCTTGACAAAGAAGATTGTTCTGTCTCCTGACTCTCCTCCTGCTGAATTCTCCTTTTATCCTCGCCAGACTTTATCTCACCATAAAAGTAAGAGACAAAGCCCCAAAGGGAGAGAGCAAGAGAAAGTCCCTTCTCAGCTTGAAACTTTTCATGGTAGAATATAACAGCTAAAACCTCTGTAATTGGCAAAAGCACTGATATCATAATACCCGAGACGAGAGACGATGTGGAGAAGATTAATCCAATGGCTCCCAAGAAGAAGCCTTGCCATATGATGGCTGAAAACACAGCCACCACATAGAACAATGCCTCTCCAAGCTTGAACTCTCTTGCTTCTTTTGGTAAGGCCTGCAAAAACAGTAAAGGGCTCAAGTCTCTgttaaaaactcttttgtaTGTTTTCAGATTCAAAAGAGTGACTAACCTTGAAATCACCAGCGATGAACATACCGATGACGCTGACAATAGAAGCAAGGAGACACAAAATCAACTGGAACTCGAGCACAAGGGTATAGCTCATGGTTTGCTTAGCTTTCTGGTAAGCAAGTTCCACTAATGGCAAGATGAAAGCATACATAACAGCTGCTGCTACAGTAATCAAGAAACCAGTTATGTACTGCTTGTGAGTCTCATGAACTGGCTTATCAGTTTCGGTATGCATTCCCAAAACCGCAGCACCAACAGTCAACAACACAACAGCATTGATGGTAAAAGGAGTGAACTTATGTTTAACCATGAAGAATGAGAAGATAGCTATAAAAGCTAACTGTGAAGCAATGATAAGAGCAGCTGTAGAAACTGGAAGATAAGCTATACCATATGCATACAAGTAGTTATCAAACCCTGAGAGAATGCCTACAATAACAGCGGCGATAAGAAGACGCGGTTtgataagaaagaaacttGTACTATCACCCACATTGTTGCTTCTGCGCCGGGTAATGTAAGAGAAGAGCAGAGGAATGAAGATAACAGGAAAGCCTGCAGTTTCAAGAAACGTAGAGAACCAAATCCTTTTACCGCCATTGTTGAAGTAGAGACGCATAATCAAAGGACCTCCACAGTTTCCTATGGCTAGAATTATGCAGTTTATGATCACAAGAGCCTTCACCATTCTTGTCTGATTTCT
This sequence is a window from Arabidopsis thaliana chromosome 1 sequence. Protein-coding genes within it:
- the ATJ1 gene encoding DNAJ heat shock family protein (ATJ1; FUNCTIONS IN: unfolded protein binding, heat shock protein binding, ATP binding; INVOLVED IN: protein folding, response to heat; LOCATED IN: mitochondrion; EXPRESSED IN: 22 plant structures; EXPRESSED DURING: 11 growth stages; CONTAINS InterPro DOMAIN/s: Molecular chaperone, heat shock protein, Hsp40, DnaJ (InterPro:IPR015609), HSP40/DnaJ peptide-binding (InterPro:IPR008971), Chaperone DnaJ, C-terminal (InterPro:IPR002939), Heat shock protein DnaJ, N-terminal (InterPro:IPR001623), Heat shock protein DnaJ, conserved site (InterPro:IPR018253), Heat shock protein DnaJ, cysteine-rich domain (InterPro:IPR001305), Heat shock protein DnaJ (InterPro:IPR003095), Chaperone DnaJ (InterPro:IPR012724); BEST Arabidopsis thaliana protein match is: gametophytic factor 2 (TAIR:AT5G48030.1); Has 28161 Blast hits to 27196 proteins in 3463 species: Archae - 195; Bacteria - 10792; Metazoa - 4386; Fungi - 2267; Plants - 2523; Viruses - 17; Other Eukaryotes - 7981 (source: NCBI BLink).); this translates as MRRFNWVLRHVQARRTFDSAIGLRQGSQKPLFERYIHATGINNSSARNYYDVLGVSPKATREEIKKSFHELAKKFHPDTNRNNPSAKRKFQEIREAYETLGNSERREEYDKLQYRNSDYVNNDGGDSERFRRAYQSNFSDTFHKIFSEIFENNQIKPDIRVELSLSLSEAAEGCTKRLSFDAYVFCDSCDGLGHPSDAAMSICPTCRGVGRVTIPPFTASCQTCKGTGHIIKEYCMSCRGSGIVEGTKTAELVIPGGVESEATITIVGAGNVSSRTSQPGNLYIKLKVANDSTFTRDGSDIYVDANISFTQAILGGKVVVPTLSGKIQLDIPKGTQPDQLLVLRGKGLPKQGFFVDHGDQYVRFRVNFPTEVNERQRAILEEFAKEEINNELSDSAEGSWLYQKLSTG
- the ATJ1 gene encoding DNAJ heat shock family protein; the encoded protein is MRRFNWVLRHVQARRTFDSAIGLRQGSQKPLFERYIHATGINNSSARNYYDVLGVSPKATREEIKKSFHELAKKFHPDTNRNNPSAKRKFQEIREAYETLGNSERREEYDKLQYRNSDYVNNDGGDSERFRRAYQSNFSDTFHKIFSEIFENNQIKPDIRVELSLSLSEAAEGCTKRLSFDAYVFCDSCDGLGHPSDAAMSICPTCRGVGRVTIPPFTASCQTCKGTGHIIKEYCMSCRGSGIVEGTKTAELVIPGGVESEATITIVGAGNVSSRTSQPGNLYIKLKVANDSTFTRDGSDIYVDANISFTQAILGGKVVVPTLSGKIQLDIPKGTQPDQLLVLRGKGLPKQGFFVDHGDQYVRFRVNFPTEVNERQRAILEEFAKEEINNELSDSAEGSW
- the ATJ1 gene encoding DNAJ heat shock family protein (ATJ1; FUNCTIONS IN: unfolded protein binding, heat shock protein binding, zinc ion binding, nucleic acid binding; INVOLVED IN: protein folding; LOCATED IN: mitochondrion; EXPRESSED IN: 22 plant structures; EXPRESSED DURING: 11 growth stages; CONTAINS InterPro DOMAIN/s: Molecular chaperone, heat shock protein, Hsp40, DnaJ (InterPro:IPR015609), HSP40/DnaJ peptide-binding (InterPro:IPR008971), Chaperone DnaJ, C-terminal (InterPro:IPR002939), Heat shock protein DnaJ, N-terminal (InterPro:IPR001623), Heat shock protein DnaJ, conserved site (InterPro:IPR018253), Heat shock protein DnaJ, cysteine-rich domain (InterPro:IPR001305), Zinc finger, CCHC-type (InterPro:IPR001878), Heat shock protein DnaJ (InterPro:IPR003095); BEST Arabidopsis thaliana protein match is: gametophytic factor 2 (TAIR:AT5G48030.1); Has 28171 Blast hits to 27206 proteins in 3463 species: Archae - 195; Bacteria - 10792; Metazoa - 4387; Fungi - 2267; Plants - 2533; Viruses - 17; Other Eukaryotes - 7980 (source: NCBI BLink).), translated to MRRFNWVLRHVQARRTFDSAIGLRQGSQKPLFERYIHATGINNSSARNYYDVLGVSPKATREEIKKSFHELAKKFHPDTNRNNPSAKRKFQEIREAYETLGNSERREEYDKLQYRNSDYVNNDGGDSERFRRAYQSNFSDTFHKIFSEIFENNQIKPDIRVELSLSLSEAAEGCTKRLSFDAYVFCDSCDGLGHPSDAAMSICPTCRGVGRVTIPPFTASCQTCKGTGHIIKEYCMSCRGSGIVEGTKTAELVIPGGVESEATITIVGAGNVSSRTSQPGNLYIKLKVANDSTFTRDGSDIYVDANISFTQAILGGKVVVPTLSGKIQLDIPKGTQPDQLLVLRGKGLPKQGFFVDHGDQYVRFRVNFPTEVNERQRAILEEFAKEEINNELSDSAEGSWWNLTGPQIIRDFSLMVLLALLLSRLMG
- the PUP3 gene encoding purine permease 3 (purine permease 3 (PUP3); CONTAINS InterPro DOMAIN/s: Protein of unknown function DUF6, transmembrane (InterPro:IPR000620), Protein of unknown function DUF250 (InterPro:IPR004853); BEST Arabidopsis thaliana protein match is: purine permease 2 (TAIR:AT2G33750.2); Has 782 Blast hits to 771 proteins in 171 species: Archae - 1; Bacteria - 157; Metazoa - 97; Fungi - 2; Plants - 399; Viruses - 0; Other Eukaryotes - 126 (source: NCBI BLink).) is translated as MVKALVIINCIILAIGNCGGPLIMRLYFNNGGKRIWFSTFLETAGFPVIFIPLLFSYITRRRSNNVGDSTSFFLIKPRLLIAAVIVGILSGFDNYLYAYGIAYLPVSTAALIIASQLAFIAIFSFFMVKHKFTPFTINAVVLLTVGAAVLGMHTETDKPVHETHKQYITGFLITVAAAVMYAFILPLVELAYQKAKQTMSYTLVLEFQLILCLLASIVSVIGMFIAGDFKALPKEAREFKLGEALFYVVAVFSAIIWQGFFLGAIGLIFSTSSLVSGIMISVLLPITEVLAVIFYHEKFQAEKGLSLALSLWGFVSYFYGEIKSGEDKRRIQQEESQETEQSSLSRPISEC